A genomic window from Methanomicrobiales archaeon includes:
- a CDS encoding ACT domain-containing protein, whose translation MEKEKYIIQQISVFSENRPGRLAAVAHALEEEKINIFAFSIAEADGFGVVRALVDHPDRAHRKLTEMGFIVSFTDVIGVKMRDEPGGLYEIARILGDANVNIEYSYAYSGKDAAVLILRVDDPRAAIRELLAHGGQLLERSTFQ comes from the coding sequence ATGGAGAAAGAGAAGTACATCATCCAGCAGATATCCGTGTTCTCGGAGAACAGGCCCGGGCGGCTGGCGGCGGTCGCCCACGCGCTCGAGGAGGAGAAGATCAACATCTTCGCGTTCTCCATCGCGGAGGCCGACGGTTTCGGCGTGGTCCGCGCGCTCGTGGATCATCCGGACCGTGCGCACAGGAAATTGACCGAGATGGGGTTCATCGTCTCGTTCACCGACGTGATCGGAGTGAAGATGCGGGACGAGCCCGGCGGTCTCTACGAGATCGCCCGCATCCTGGGGGATGCGAACGTCAACATCGAGTACTCCTATGCCTACAGCGGAAAGGATGCCGCCGTGCTGATCCTCCGCGTGGACGATCCCCGCGCGGCGATCCGCGAGCTCCTGGCGCACGGGGGTCAGCTCCTGGAGCGCAGCACCTTCCAGTGA
- a CDS encoding phenylacetate--CoA ligase produces MSYWDPRIEEMPREDLEKLQFRLLKTLVYRLYSFNPFYHERMREAHVHPDDIRTLADVTKLPFMYKRDLRDNYPDRIFTVGKEELVRYHVSSGTTGKPTVVGYTQRDVDAWTTSLARALTSCGLGRGDVIQVSYGYGLFTGGLGLHYGAERIGATVLPTSVGNTERQIELMQDLGATAIACTPSYLIHMGEVAERMGISIAKDTQLRTGVLGAEPWSERMRTRIQEWLGIRAFDIYGTSELSGPLFTECAEQKGMHVWSDFALVEVLDPNSGEPCAPGEPGELVMTILQKEALPMVRFRIGDISTLNGDPCPCGRTHPRITRIQGRVDDMLIIRGINVFPSQIEHALMGIPEVGRQFQIVVDRTGALDEMLVRVELSPESFSDKIPELMNIKKKVAHKLQNSLNVSADVELVAPGSLPRFEGKAKRVVDKRVL; encoded by the coding sequence TTGAGCTACTGGGATCCGCGGATCGAGGAGATGCCGAGAGAGGACCTCGAGAAACTCCAGTTCCGTCTCCTGAAGACGCTGGTCTACCGCCTCTACAGCTTCAACCCGTTCTACCATGAACGAATGCGGGAGGCGCATGTCCACCCGGACGACATCCGCACGCTCGCCGACGTGACGAAGCTGCCGTTCATGTACAAACGGGATCTGCGGGACAACTATCCCGATCGGATCTTCACGGTGGGGAAGGAGGAGCTCGTGCGCTACCATGTCTCGAGCGGCACCACCGGAAAACCGACCGTGGTCGGCTACACGCAGCGGGACGTGGACGCCTGGACCACGTCGCTGGCGCGGGCGCTCACCTCCTGCGGACTCGGGCGGGGGGACGTGATACAGGTGAGCTACGGCTACGGGCTCTTCACCGGCGGGCTGGGTCTCCACTACGGGGCCGAACGGATCGGGGCGACGGTGCTCCCCACGAGCGTGGGCAACACCGAGCGGCAGATCGAGCTGATGCAGGATCTGGGCGCGACCGCGATCGCCTGCACCCCCTCGTACCTGATCCACATGGGCGAAGTGGCGGAGCGGATGGGGATCAGCATCGCGAAGGACACCCAGCTGCGGACCGGTGTCCTGGGAGCCGAGCCCTGGTCGGAGCGGATGCGGACCCGCATCCAGGAGTGGCTGGGGATCCGGGCCTTCGACATCTACGGGACGAGCGAACTGTCGGGGCCGCTCTTCACGGAGTGCGCCGAGCAGAAGGGTATGCACGTCTGGAGCGACTTTGCGCTGGTCGAGGTCCTGGACCCGAACAGCGGCGAGCCCTGCGCCCCGGGCGAACCCGGCGAACTGGTGATGACGATCCTGCAGAAGGAGGCGCTGCCCATGGTCCGTTTCCGCATCGGGGATATCAGCACGCTGAATGGCGATCCCTGCCCCTGCGGGCGGACGCATCCCCGCATCACCCGCATCCAGGGGCGGGTGGACGACATGCTGATCATCCGGGGGATCAACGTCTTCCCCTCCCAGATCGAGCATGCCCTGATGGGGATCCCGGAGGTCGGGCGGCAGTTCCAGATCGTGGTCGACCGCACGGGGGCGCTCGACGAGATGCTGGTGCGGGTGGAACTCTCGCCGGAGTCGTTCTCCGACAAGATCCCCGAACTGATGAACATCAAGAAGAAAGTGGCCCACAAGCTCCAGAACTCGCTGAACGTCAGCGCCGACGTGGAGCTGGTGGCGCCGGGATCCCTTCCCCGCTTCGAGGGGAAGGCAAAAAGGGTCGTTGACAAGAGGGTGCTCTGA
- a CDS encoding bifunctional hexulose-6-phosphate synthase/ribonuclease regulator, whose protein sequence is MKRPILQVALDLLELKRAVQIAKDAVDGGADWIEAGTPLIKSEGMNAVRTLRAAFPDHVIVADMKVADTGTVEVEMAAKAGAGVVCVLADADDAVIGECVRAARLYGVKIMADLMAVQDPVRRAKELEALGVDCINAHVGIDQQMVGKTSVALLQSLVGEVGIPIAVAGGLEPSTAARVAELGASIVIVGGAIVRSADVRGSTAAVRQAIDRREAKEERRESRDEAIRRILLEVSAPNVSDALHRKGAMAGAAPLCGNVKMVGRAVTVQTFAGDWAKPVEAIDRAEPGDVIVIYNDGGTHVAPWGELATLSCIGRGLAGVVIDGAVRDVDDIRRLGFPTFARAVAPNAGEPKGFGEINTEITCCGQTVRPGDWIVGDESGVVVVPRERAYEVARRALEVKKTEERIRQEIREGSTLSTVMELLKWEKK, encoded by the coding sequence ATGAAGAGGCCGATCCTTCAGGTGGCTCTGGATCTCCTGGAGCTGAAGCGGGCAGTGCAGATCGCGAAGGATGCCGTGGACGGCGGCGCGGACTGGATCGAGGCGGGAACCCCGCTGATCAAGAGCGAGGGGATGAACGCGGTGCGGACGCTGCGGGCGGCGTTTCCCGATCACGTGATCGTGGCCGACATGAAGGTCGCCGATACCGGGACGGTCGAGGTGGAGATGGCGGCAAAAGCCGGTGCCGGCGTGGTCTGCGTCCTCGCCGATGCGGACGACGCGGTGATCGGGGAGTGCGTCCGCGCCGCGCGGCTCTACGGCGTTAAGATCATGGCCGACCTGATGGCGGTGCAGGACCCCGTCCGGCGGGCAAAGGAGCTGGAAGCGCTCGGCGTGGACTGCATCAACGCCCACGTGGGGATCGACCAGCAGATGGTCGGGAAGACCTCGGTGGCGCTGCTCCAGAGCCTGGTCGGCGAGGTGGGGATCCCGATCGCGGTCGCCGGAGGGCTGGAGCCATCCACGGCAGCCCGGGTGGCGGAGCTGGGGGCTTCCATCGTCATCGTCGGCGGAGCCATCGTGCGGTCGGCGGACGTGCGGGGGTCGACGGCAGCGGTGCGGCAGGCGATCGACCGCCGGGAGGCGAAGGAGGAGAGGCGGGAGAGCCGGGACGAGGCGATCCGCCGCATCCTTCTCGAAGTCTCGGCCCCGAACGTCTCCGACGCCCTGCACCGCAAGGGTGCCATGGCGGGGGCCGCGCCCCTCTGCGGGAACGTGAAGATGGTCGGACGGGCCGTCACCGTGCAGACGTTCGCCGGGGACTGGGCGAAACCGGTGGAAGCGATCGATCGGGCAGAGCCCGGGGACGTGATCGTCATCTACAACGACGGCGGCACCCACGTCGCCCCCTGGGGCGAACTCGCCACCCTCTCCTGCATCGGCCGCGGGCTCGCCGGGGTGGTGATCGACGGGGCGGTGCGGGACGTCGACGATATCCGGAGGCTCGGCTTTCCCACATTCGCCCGGGCCGTCGCCCCGAACGCGGGGGAGCCGAAGGGGTTCGGGGAGATCAACACCGAGATCACCTGCTGCGGGCAGACCGTGCGGCCCGGGGACTGGATCGTCGGGGACGAGAGCGGTGTCGTCGTCGTGCCGCGGGAGCGGGCCTACGAGGTGGCGCGGAGGGCGCTCGAAGTGAAGAAGACGGAAGAGCGGATCCGCCAGGAGATCCGGGAGGGATCCACCCTCTCCACGGTGATGGAACTCCTGAAGTGGGAGAAGAAGTAG
- a CDS encoding rhodanese-like domain-containing protein, producing the protein MGGEAGESLPAEVEPQGIGEIPVRYRGGGDCVVLDVREPEEYARGRIEGAKNIAFPDTEALSRGPEEGLPLHRRLQARRAGSKRAAVHGGAGVPGSLQHPGRDRGRRRECRSLRSGGQGRGGLPRKRILTGKAGVN; encoded by the coding sequence ATGGGAGGAGAGGCTGGCGAGTCCCTCCCCGCAGAGGTCGAGCCGCAGGGGATCGGTGAGATCCCGGTGCGGTACCGCGGCGGCGGCGACTGCGTGGTGCTCGACGTGCGGGAACCGGAGGAGTATGCCCGGGGCCGCATCGAGGGTGCGAAGAACATCGCCTTCCCCGATACAGAGGCTCTATCCCGGGGGCCCGAAGAAGGACTGCCCCTGCATCGTCGGCTGCAGGCGCGGCGTGCGGGCTCCAAGCGTGCGGCAGTGCACGGGGGAGCGGGGGTCCCCGGGAGTCTGCAGCATCCAGGGCGGGATCGAGGCAGGCGCAGGGAATGCCGCTCGTTGCGCAGCGGCGGGCAGGGGAGAGGGGGCCTTCCCCGCAAGAGAATCCTCACCGGGAAAGCCGGGGTCAATTGA
- a CDS encoding phenylacetate--CoA ligase, translated as MFWNPKMETLQGRALEEHQLGGLKWTLSQAQNVEFYRRKFKEAGVAPETIRTLDDVERLPFTWKKELREGYPFGFLAVPLKRVVRIHTTSGTTGKPTVVGYTRQDLARWAELIARNLTMIGLKEGDVFQNAVNYGLFTGGLGFHYGAELIGLTVVPSATGNTRRQIEMIQDFGVNAIHCTPSYAMHLAEVAESMGAGLPSLTTGIFGAEPWSDNMRRELEERLQVTAYDSYGLSEMFGPGVAFECPERDGLHIWHDSYLVEIVDPVSGERLGPGERGEMVITPLVKEAMPLVRYRTGDITMLMEDGCTCGRGQKIGRISGRSDDMLVIRGINVFPSQIEHVLLALNEVGDHFMVHIDRVNHMDEMTIEVEINRAVFSGELRDLAKIQQKVARALHDALGLRTAVKLVEPGTLPRFEGKAKRVVDHREGLY; from the coding sequence ATGTTCTGGAATCCGAAGATGGAGACCCTGCAGGGTCGCGCTCTGGAGGAGCATCAGCTCGGCGGCCTGAAATGGACGCTGTCCCAGGCGCAGAACGTGGAGTTCTACCGCAGGAAGTTCAAGGAAGCGGGAGTCGCCCCCGAAACCATCCGCACGCTCGACGACGTGGAGAGACTCCCCTTCACGTGGAAAAAGGAGCTGCGCGAGGGCTACCCCTTCGGCTTCCTCGCCGTGCCCCTGAAGCGGGTGGTGCGGATCCACACCACCTCGGGCACCACGGGGAAGCCCACCGTGGTCGGCTACACGCGGCAGGACCTGGCGCGCTGGGCGGAGCTGATCGCCCGCAACCTGACCATGATCGGTCTCAAAGAGGGGGATGTCTTCCAGAATGCGGTGAACTACGGCCTCTTCACCGGTGGTCTCGGCTTCCACTACGGTGCCGAGCTGATCGGGCTCACCGTCGTCCCGTCGGCGACAGGCAACACCCGGCGGCAGATCGAGATGATCCAGGACTTCGGGGTGAACGCCATCCACTGCACTCCGAGCTACGCGATGCACCTCGCCGAGGTCGCCGAGTCGATGGGGGCGGGGCTCCCCTCGCTCACAACGGGCATCTTCGGCGCCGAACCCTGGTCGGACAACATGCGCCGCGAACTCGAGGAGAGGCTCCAGGTGACGGCGTACGACTCCTACGGGCTCTCCGAGATGTTCGGGCCCGGTGTCGCCTTCGAGTGCCCCGAGCGGGACGGGCTGCACATCTGGCACGACAGCTACCTGGTGGAGATCGTCGATCCGGTGAGCGGGGAACGGCTGGGGCCGGGGGAGCGCGGCGAGATGGTGATCACCCCGCTCGTGAAAGAGGCGATGCCGCTCGTCCGCTACCGCACGGGGGACATCACCATGCTGATGGAGGATGGATGCACCTGCGGCCGCGGACAGAAGATCGGCCGCATATCCGGCAGGAGCGACGACATGCTGGTCATCCGGGGCATAAACGTATTCCCCTCGCAGATAGAACATGTACTGCTGGCCTTGAACGAGGTGGGAGATCATTTCATGGTGCACATTGACCGTGTCAACCACATGGACGAGATGACGATCGAGGTGGAGATCAACCGCGCGGTCTTCAGCGGGGAGCTGCGGGATCTCGCAAAGATCCAGCAGAAGGTGGCCCGGGCCCTGCACGACGCGCTGGGGCTGCGCACGGCGGTGAAGCTGGTGGAGCCCGGAACCCTGCCCCGCTTCGAGGGGAAGGCAAAGAGGGTCGTCGATCATCGGGAGGGATTGTATTGA